One region of Polynucleobacter sp. Adler-ghost genomic DNA includes:
- a CDS encoding VWA domain-containing protein, which yields MLIQFFLNLKEAKVPVSVREFLTLLEALKEGVIEPSIDEFYQLARMTLVKDEQHFDRFDQVFGSYFNGVEQIMALAPDIPLDWLEKKLQRVLTEEEKAALKKLGGPEALQKRLQELLKEQKEWHGGGNKWIGAGGSSPFGHSGYHPEGIRIGGESAGNRTAIKVWEAREFKDYDSDLSLGTRNIKMALRRLRRFAREGSNLELDLDKTIHFTAANAGMLDIQMRPERHNQVKVLLLMDVGGSMDDHITRISELFTAVKTEFKHLEYYYFHNCVYEHLWQSNRRRRDQVTATQDIINKYGPDYKLIFIGDATMSPYEILSPNGSVEYNNRETGASWINRLIDHFPHFAWLNPEPESVWQYRQSIDIMKGLMKDRMYPVTLNGLENAMRQLSK from the coding sequence ATGTTGATTCAGTTCTTTCTCAATCTCAAAGAAGCCAAGGTGCCGGTTTCCGTTCGGGAATTTTTAACGCTGCTAGAAGCTCTAAAGGAAGGTGTTATTGAACCCTCGATTGATGAGTTTTACCAATTGGCCAGGATGACCTTAGTCAAGGATGAGCAGCACTTTGATCGCTTCGATCAAGTCTTTGGCTCCTACTTCAATGGTGTAGAGCAAATCATGGCCTTAGCCCCTGATATCCCTTTGGACTGGCTTGAGAAAAAATTGCAACGCGTATTAACCGAAGAAGAAAAAGCGGCGCTCAAAAAACTGGGTGGGCCTGAAGCTTTACAAAAGCGCCTTCAAGAGCTTTTAAAAGAGCAAAAAGAATGGCATGGTGGTGGCAATAAATGGATTGGTGCAGGTGGTTCATCTCCGTTTGGGCATAGCGGCTACCACCCAGAGGGCATACGCATTGGTGGCGAGAGCGCGGGCAATCGTACGGCCATCAAAGTTTGGGAAGCCCGGGAATTCAAAGACTATGACAGCGATCTTAGTTTGGGAACACGAAATATCAAAATGGCTTTACGGCGCTTACGTCGTTTTGCCAGAGAAGGCTCGAATCTAGAATTAGATCTTGATAAAACGATCCACTTTACTGCTGCAAATGCAGGAATGCTCGATATTCAAATGCGCCCTGAACGTCACAACCAAGTCAAAGTCTTGTTACTGATGGATGTCGGCGGATCAATGGATGATCACATTACGCGCATCTCTGAATTATTTACAGCCGTCAAAACAGAATTCAAACACCTGGAGTATTACTACTTTCATAACTGCGTATATGAACATCTCTGGCAAAGTAATCGCCGCAGACGCGATCAAGTCACCGCAACCCAAGACATCATTAATAAATATGGTCCAGATTACAAGCTCATTTTCATTGGAGATGCGACCATGTCTCCTTATGAGATTCTGAGTCCCAATGGATCGGTTGAGTACAACAATCGGGAAACTGGTGCATCGTGGATTAATCGCCTCATTGATCACTTCCCTCACTTTGCCTGGCTCAACCCAGAGCCAGAATCCGTTTGGCAATATCGACAATCGATCGATATCATGAAAGGTCTCATGAAAGACCGTATGTATCCGGTGACCTTAAATGGTCTCGAGAATGCCATGCGTCAACTATCTAAGTAA
- a CDS encoding MoxR family ATPase, giving the protein MTKNQSRFDGSQSYVATDDLKLAVNAAIQLQRPLLIKGEPGTGKTMLAEEVAAALKMPLMQWHIKSTTKAQQGLYEYDAVSRLRDSQLGDEKVNDIRNYIVKGVLWQAFEADEPVVLLIDEIDKADIEFPNDLLREIDRMEFYVYETRELIKAKHRPLVIITSNNEKELPDAFLRRCFFHYISFPDAGTMQSIVDVHHPNIQQELLEAALQSFYQIRSLPGLKKKPSTSELIDWLKLLLAEEIPAEALHSGDDKITIPPLHGALLKNEQDIHLFERLVMMNRNHR; this is encoded by the coding sequence ATGACTAAGAACCAATCCCGCTTCGATGGCTCCCAAAGCTATGTGGCTACAGATGACTTGAAATTGGCTGTCAATGCCGCGATACAACTACAGCGCCCCCTTCTAATTAAAGGAGAGCCCGGAACAGGCAAAACTATGCTGGCCGAGGAAGTCGCTGCCGCCCTGAAAATGCCTCTAATGCAATGGCATATTAAATCGACCACCAAGGCTCAACAAGGTCTTTATGAATACGATGCCGTCAGCAGACTAAGAGATTCCCAACTTGGCGATGAAAAGGTGAATGACATTCGCAATTACATTGTTAAAGGCGTTCTTTGGCAAGCATTTGAAGCGGACGAACCTGTTGTTTTGCTGATTGATGAGATTGATAAGGCCGATATTGAATTTCCAAACGACCTCTTACGAGAAATCGACCGTATGGAGTTCTACGTATATGAAACTCGTGAGTTGATCAAAGCGAAGCACCGCCCTCTGGTCATCATCACCTCAAATAATGAAAAAGAATTGCCCGATGCATTTTTGCGTCGCTGCTTCTTTCACTACATCTCTTTTCCAGACGCAGGAACAATGCAAAGCATTGTTGATGTCCACCATCCGAACATTCAGCAAGAATTGTTAGAAGCTGCACTCCAATCTTTTTATCAAATCCGCTCTTTACCGGGCTTAAAGAAGAAGCCCTCCACTTCTGAGCTCATCGATTGGTTAAAGCTATTGCTTGCGGAAGAAATTCCTGCTGAGGCTCTCCATAGTGGTGATGACAAAATTACGATTCCCCCACTGCATGGTGCGCTTCTCAAAAACGAGCAAGACATACACCTCTTTGAGCGTTTAGTCATGATGAACCGCAATCACCGCTAA
- a CDS encoding cytochrome c, with protein MKKHLILSQLTLCAGLAFAGLSAQAQDVKGSAQAGQGKVWLCIGCHAIPDYRADYPLVYKVPMIGGQNAAYIASSLAAYKKGERKHPTMRSIAGSLSDQDMADLGEYYAAQTASSPNNPLK; from the coding sequence ATGAAAAAACACCTCATTCTTTCCCAATTGACCCTCTGTGCTGGTTTGGCCTTTGCTGGACTCTCTGCTCAAGCTCAAGACGTTAAAGGCTCTGCCCAAGCTGGACAGGGCAAGGTTTGGCTTTGTATTGGTTGCCACGCTATCCCCGACTACCGCGCTGACTACCCTTTGGTTTATAAAGTGCCAATGATTGGTGGTCAAAATGCCGCTTACATTGCCAGCTCCCTAGCGGCATACAAGAAAGGTGAAAGAAAGCATCCAACGATGCGTTCGATTGCCGGTAGCTTGTCTGATCAGGACATGGCTGATCTCGGCGAATACTATGCTGCGCAAACTGCCAGCTCACCAAATAACCCATTGAAGTGA
- a CDS encoding cytochrome c, which produces MKFALITAMLLSSIGLAQAANVEKGQALVEKGNCASCHGAGLNAPILPAYPKLAGQHADYLYYALRAYQVGGSNPQFGRNNAVMSSQAKPYSDADLHDMAAYIAKLPGNFVIKK; this is translated from the coding sequence ATGAAATTCGCACTAATTACCGCCATGTTGTTATCTAGCATTGGCTTGGCTCAAGCAGCTAACGTCGAAAAAGGCCAAGCACTAGTAGAGAAGGGCAACTGTGCTTCCTGCCATGGTGCCGGACTCAATGCGCCGATCTTGCCTGCTTATCCAAAGTTAGCTGGTCAGCATGCTGATTACCTTTATTACGCTTTGCGTGCTTACCAAGTTGGGGGCTCTAATCCACAGTTTGGTCGTAATAATGCGGTAATGTCTTCTCAAGCTAAGCCATACAGCGATGCCGATCTTCACGACATGGCTGCTTATATCGCTAAATTGCCAGGAAACTTTGTTATCAAAAAGTAA
- a CDS encoding GntR family transcriptional regulator yields the protein MNTKLINRPLYEDVAERLRAQIFSHELAPGSWLDEQSLAAAFGISRTPMREAIKVLASEGLVISKMNKGSYVTEVDRRDLEQIFTVLSLLEGQAAKETAIKATEAELTQLDDLHHRLEKAAADRDIEQFFEFNVKFHELIQEIAGNKWMNGVIDDLRKVLKLQRRDSLSRGDRLLSSLLEHREILQAILKRDPIAAELAMRNHLARGLEATK from the coding sequence ATGAATACAAAACTAATTAACAGGCCACTATATGAAGATGTTGCCGAACGATTGCGTGCACAAATCTTCTCCCATGAATTAGCCCCGGGAAGTTGGCTAGATGAGCAGAGCCTAGCGGCTGCCTTTGGAATTAGCAGAACGCCCATGCGCGAGGCCATTAAGGTACTTGCTTCAGAAGGTCTGGTAATTAGCAAGATGAACAAAGGCTCTTATGTCACCGAGGTTGATAGGCGTGATTTAGAGCAAATCTTTACTGTTCTCTCCCTATTAGAGGGTCAAGCAGCTAAAGAAACCGCAATAAAGGCTACCGAAGCAGAGCTAACCCAATTAGATGACCTGCACCACCGGCTAGAAAAGGCTGCAGCAGATCGAGATATCGAGCAGTTTTTTGAATTTAATGTCAAATTTCATGAATTGATCCAAGAAATCGCAGGAAATAAGTGGATGAACGGGGTTATTGATGACCTGCGTAAGGTGCTCAAACTCCAAAGGCGTGACTCTTTAAGTAGAGGGGATCGCCTTTTAAGCTCACTGCTTGAGCATCGGGAAATTCTTCAGGCCATTCTGAAAAGAGATCCCATAGCGGCAGAGCTGGCTATGCGCAATCACCTCGCTAGAGGGCTTGAGGCCACAAAATAA
- the scpA gene encoding methylmalonyl-CoA mutase, which translates to MPDSDLDAWKKSAQKSAPNGDVDKLGWQTPDGIHLKALYTAQDTEGLQYTQSLPGFEPFVRGPQATMYSVRPWTIRQYAGFSTAEESNAFYRKALDAGGQGVSVAFDLATHRGYDSDHPRVTGDVGKAGVAIDSVEDMKILFDGIPLDKVSVSMTMNGAVLPVLAGYIVAGEEQGVKQELLSGTIQNDILKEFMVRNTYIYPPEPSIRIIGDIIEYTAKYMPKFNSISISGYHMQEAGANQVLELAFTLADGKEYVKTALAKGLDVDGFAGRLSFFFAIGMNFYLEVAKLRAARLLWWRIMKSFEPKNPKSLMLRTHCQTSGWSLTEQDPYNNVVRTTVEAMAAVFGGTQSLHTNSFDEAIALPSEFSSRIARNTQLILQEETHITSVIDPWAGSYMMESLTQEMADKAWEIVQEVDAMGGMTKAVESGWAKLKIEAAAAEKQAKIDSGSDVIVGVNKYKLGKEDLVDVLMIDNDKVRESQVARLKDIKAKRDSKKVEASLEALTKAAEENTGNLLELAVQAIRLRATVGEVSDALEKVYGRHRADTQKVTGVYAAAYDSAEGWDKLKVEIADFAKDFGRRPRVMIAKLGQDGHDRGAKVVATAFADLGFDVDIGPLFQTPEECARQAIENDVHALGVSTLAAGHKTLVPAIIAELKKQGADDIIVFVGGVIPRQDYEFLYEAGVKGIYGPGTPIPASAKDVLEQIRKSVKPD; encoded by the coding sequence GTGCCAGATTCTGATTTAGATGCTTGGAAAAAATCCGCCCAAAAGTCAGCGCCGAATGGTGATGTTGATAAATTGGGGTGGCAAACGCCGGACGGTATTCACCTAAAGGCTTTATACACAGCTCAAGATACTGAGGGTCTGCAGTACACACAATCTTTACCAGGCTTTGAGCCATTCGTACGTGGGCCGCAAGCAACCATGTATTCAGTGCGGCCTTGGACCATTCGCCAATACGCTGGTTTCTCAACTGCAGAAGAGTCCAATGCGTTTTATCGCAAGGCGCTGGATGCAGGTGGCCAAGGAGTTTCTGTTGCTTTCGACCTAGCTACTCATCGTGGCTACGACTCTGATCATCCACGCGTGACTGGTGACGTTGGTAAGGCAGGCGTTGCGATTGACTCAGTGGAAGACATGAAAATCTTGTTTGATGGGATTCCGTTAGACAAAGTATCTGTTTCGATGACGATGAACGGGGCAGTATTGCCAGTATTGGCTGGATACATTGTTGCCGGTGAAGAGCAGGGTGTTAAGCAAGAGTTGCTATCAGGCACGATTCAGAATGACATTCTGAAAGAGTTTATGGTGCGCAATACTTATATCTATCCGCCAGAGCCATCCATACGCATCATCGGTGACATTATTGAATACACCGCCAAATATATGCCGAAATTTAACTCGATCTCGATTTCGGGTTATCACATGCAAGAAGCAGGCGCAAATCAAGTTCTCGAATTAGCGTTCACATTGGCTGACGGTAAAGAGTATGTCAAAACCGCTTTGGCAAAAGGCTTGGATGTAGACGGCTTTGCTGGGCGCCTCTCATTCTTCTTTGCTATCGGCATGAACTTTTACTTAGAAGTTGCTAAGTTAAGGGCTGCACGTCTTCTCTGGTGGCGCATCATGAAGTCCTTCGAGCCAAAGAATCCAAAGTCGTTGATGCTGCGTACGCATTGCCAAACATCTGGCTGGTCTTTAACTGAGCAGGATCCGTATAACAACGTTGTTCGTACCACAGTTGAAGCAATGGCCGCTGTATTTGGTGGCACGCAATCCTTGCATACCAACTCCTTTGATGAAGCGATTGCATTGCCCTCCGAGTTCTCTAGCCGTATAGCCCGCAACACTCAATTAATTCTGCAGGAAGAAACTCACATTACTAGCGTGATCGATCCATGGGCTGGCTCTTACATGATGGAAAGTCTTACGCAAGAGATGGCTGATAAAGCCTGGGAGATTGTGCAAGAAGTCGATGCTATGGGCGGCATGACTAAGGCTGTCGAGAGTGGCTGGGCTAAGCTTAAGATTGAAGCGGCGGCGGCTGAAAAACAAGCAAAGATTGACTCAGGTTCTGATGTCATTGTAGGTGTCAATAAATACAAGCTTGGAAAAGAAGACTTGGTTGATGTTTTGATGATTGATAACGACAAGGTTCGAGAAAGCCAAGTTGCTCGCTTAAAAGACATCAAGGCGAAGCGCGATTCTAAGAAAGTAGAAGCCTCATTAGAAGCATTGACTAAAGCCGCAGAAGAAAATACTGGCAACCTATTGGAGTTGGCTGTGCAGGCGATCCGTTTGCGCGCTACGGTTGGTGAAGTTTCTGATGCATTGGAGAAAGTTTACGGGCGCCATCGCGCCGATACTCAAAAGGTGACCGGTGTGTATGCAGCTGCTTATGACTCAGCCGAAGGCTGGGATAAATTGAAAGTCGAGATCGCCGATTTCGCAAAAGACTTTGGTCGTCGTCCGCGTGTCATGATTGCTAAGCTTGGTCAGGATGGCCATGATCGCGGTGCTAAAGTGGTTGCGACGGCCTTTGCTGATTTAGGTTTTGACGTAGATATTGGACCCTTGTTCCAAACGCCTGAAGAGTGCGCTCGTCAAGCCATTGAGAATGATGTCCATGCTTTAGGGGTTTCCACTCTTGCAGCAGGTCATAAGACTTTGGTTCCTGCCATTATTGCTGAATTAAAAAAGCAGGGTGCTGATGACATCATCGTCTTCGTAGGCGGAGTCATTCCAAGGCAAGATTATGAGTTTTTATATGAGGCTGGGGTCAAAGGTATATATGGTCCGGGCACTCCGATTCCAGCATCTGCTAAGGATGTGCTTGAGCAGATTCGTAAATCTGTAAAACCTGATTAA
- the meaB gene encoding methylmalonyl Co-A mutase-associated GTPase MeaB produces MLNAVDQALVNDLTGASSSAQRRALAKIITLLESTRMDHRHRADEVLNTLLPKTGKSFRLGISGVPGVGKSTLIETLGLDLIAKGHRVAVLAIDPSSSLSGGSILGDKTRMERLSVLDNAFIRPSPSSCTLGGVAEKTREAMLVAEAAGFDIVIVETVGVGQSEIAVAGMTDMFLLLQLPNAGDDLQAIKKGVMEIADLIVINKVDIDPDAAMRAQLFITSSLRLLGFQGNPDHASHHAEYWHPTVMTLSALEGNGVPELWEKIQHFQKLQNANGQLASRRKQQAGAWMWDRIDAGLKNAFQNHPAVQALLPSLSAEVNQGTMAASVAARRLLEAMGHEFF; encoded by the coding sequence ATGCTCAATGCAGTAGACCAAGCCTTAGTGAATGATCTCACTGGTGCGTCCTCATCGGCGCAGCGCCGAGCATTGGCTAAGATCATTACTTTGCTTGAATCCACCCGTATGGATCATCGTCATCGTGCTGATGAGGTTCTCAATACTTTATTACCAAAGACAGGCAAGTCGTTTCGCTTGGGTATATCCGGTGTACCTGGTGTTGGTAAATCCACTCTCATCGAAACGCTAGGCTTAGATTTAATCGCTAAAGGCCATCGCGTTGCGGTTCTGGCTATTGACCCATCCTCAAGCTTATCGGGCGGCTCTATTTTGGGTGATAAGACTCGTATGGAGAGATTATCTGTCCTGGATAACGCCTTTATTCGTCCGAGCCCTTCATCTTGCACATTGGGTGGCGTAGCCGAGAAAACTCGAGAGGCGATGTTGGTTGCCGAAGCCGCAGGCTTTGACATTGTCATTGTGGAAACCGTAGGCGTGGGTCAAAGTGAAATTGCCGTTGCTGGTATGACGGATATGTTTCTCTTGTTGCAACTACCTAATGCAGGCGACGATCTTCAGGCAATTAAAAAAGGTGTGATGGAAATTGCTGATCTGATAGTGATTAATAAAGTGGATATCGATCCCGATGCCGCCATGCGTGCACAATTATTTATCACTAGCTCTTTGCGACTATTGGGATTTCAAGGTAATCCTGACCATGCCTCGCATCATGCGGAGTATTGGCATCCGACCGTCATGACTTTGAGTGCTCTAGAGGGCAATGGCGTTCCTGAGCTATGGGAAAAAATTCAGCATTTTCAGAAACTACAAAATGCCAATGGTCAATTAGCATCTCGTCGCAAGCAACAAGCAGGGGCTTGGATGTGGGATCGGATCGATGCAGGCCTCAAGAATGCTTTTCAGAACCACCCAGCAGTACAAGCACTTTTGCCTAGTTTGAGCGCTGAGGTAAATCAAGGGACTATGGCCGCCTCGGTTGCCGCAAGACGTTTGCTCGAGGCTATGGGCCACGAATTTTTCTAA
- a CDS encoding acyl-CoA carboxylase subunit beta has product MKEIIQQLEAKRELARLGGGQKRIAAQHSKGKLTARERIELLLDAGTFEEWDMFVEHRCHDFGMADQTVPGDGVVTGYGMINGRLVFVFSQDFTVLGGSLSEAHAEKICKIMDQALKVGAPVIGLNDSGGARIQEGVASLGGYAEIFQRNVTASGVIPQISLIMGPSAGGAVYSPALTDFIFMVKDSSYMFVTGPEVVKTVTHEDVTAEELGGAITHSTISGVCDLAFDNDVDAIMMLRRFFNYLPLSNREKPPMINGAQRTEQPDFSLDTLVPSNPNQPYDMKELIGKIVDDGEFFELQPDYAKNILIGFARMEGRSIGIVANQPLVLAGCLDIKASIKAARFVRFCDAFNIPVVTLVDVPGFMPGTSQEYGGIIKHGAKLLYAYADCTVPKVTLITRKAYGGAYDVMASKHLRGDVNFAWPSAEIAVMGPKGAVEIIFREEKSDPAKIAAREAEYKAKFANPFVAGRRGYIDDVILPHETRKRISRSLAMLKDKELTNPARKHGNIPL; this is encoded by the coding sequence ATGAAGGAAATCATTCAACAGCTTGAAGCAAAGCGTGAGCTTGCCAGATTAGGTGGCGGGCAAAAGCGTATTGCCGCTCAACACTCTAAAGGTAAGTTAACTGCACGCGAGCGTATTGAGCTATTGCTAGATGCCGGTACTTTTGAAGAGTGGGATATGTTCGTCGAGCATCGTTGCCATGACTTTGGTATGGCTGATCAGACTGTTCCAGGAGATGGCGTTGTTACTGGCTACGGCATGATTAATGGCCGCTTGGTCTTTGTGTTCTCACAGGATTTTACTGTTTTGGGAGGCTCGCTTTCTGAGGCCCATGCGGAGAAGATTTGTAAGATCATGGATCAGGCACTGAAGGTGGGCGCACCTGTTATTGGCTTAAATGATTCTGGTGGCGCGCGGATTCAGGAGGGCGTTGCTTCCCTAGGTGGCTATGCTGAAATTTTCCAGCGTAATGTCACTGCTTCGGGCGTGATTCCGCAAATCTCTTTGATCATGGGCCCTTCAGCGGGCGGTGCTGTTTACTCACCTGCACTTACAGACTTCATCTTTATGGTCAAAGATAGTTCTTATATGTTTGTGACTGGTCCAGAAGTCGTGAAGACGGTGACGCATGAGGATGTCACTGCTGAGGAGCTCGGTGGCGCAATAACTCATTCAACTATTTCAGGAGTTTGCGATCTGGCTTTTGATAATGACGTTGATGCCATCATGATGCTTCGTCGTTTCTTTAACTATCTACCATTATCTAATCGTGAAAAGCCGCCCATGATCAATGGGGCGCAACGTACCGAGCAGCCTGATTTCTCGCTCGATACATTGGTGCCAAGTAATCCTAATCAGCCTTACGATATGAAAGAGTTGATCGGGAAAATTGTCGATGATGGTGAATTCTTTGAACTCCAGCCAGATTATGCTAAAAATATCTTGATTGGTTTTGCTCGTATGGAAGGTCGCTCGATTGGTATCGTCGCAAACCAGCCTTTAGTTTTAGCCGGATGTTTAGATATCAAGGCATCCATCAAAGCCGCACGTTTCGTTCGCTTTTGCGATGCTTTCAATATTCCAGTAGTCACTTTAGTTGATGTGCCTGGATTTATGCCGGGCACATCTCAGGAGTATGGCGGCATCATTAAGCATGGTGCAAAGTTACTCTATGCCTACGCGGATTGCACTGTTCCGAAGGTTACTTTAATTACTCGTAAGGCTTACGGTGGCGCCTATGATGTGATGGCCTCAAAACACTTACGTGGCGATGTGAACTTCGCTTGGCCGTCAGCTGAAATTGCAGTAATGGGCCCTAAAGGAGCCGTTGAAATCATTTTCCGCGAAGAAAAATCTGATCCGGCAAAAATTGCGGCTCGGGAAGCTGAGTACAAAGCCAAGTTTGCCAATCCATTTGTAGCTGGTCGTCGTGGCTATATAGATGATGTGATCTTGCCTCATGAAACACGTAAACGTATCTCACGATCTTTGGCAATGCTCAAAGATAAAGAGCTCACAAATCCAGCGCGCAAACACGGCAATATCCCCCTTTAA
- the accC gene encoding acetyl-CoA carboxylase biotin carboxylase subunit, whose translation MFKKILIANRGEIACRVMKTAKKMGIKTVAVYSEADKEARHVQMADEAVCIGPAPSRESYLVMDRIIQVCKDTGAEAVHPGYGFLSENEQFARRCEEEGIVFIGPKHQSIAAMGDKIASKKLALEAQVNTIPGFNEAIEKAEDAVKIAQGIGYPVMIKASAGGGGKGLRVAFNDKEAFEGFTACRTEALNSFGDDRVFIEKFVEGPRHIEIQVLGDSYGNIVYLGERDCSIQRRHQKVIEEAPSPFIDPATRKAMGEQAVALAKAVNYQSAGTVEFVVGKDKSFYFLEMNTRLQVEHPVTEGITGLDLVEQMIRVAAGEKLAFKQEDIKLDGWSMECRINADDPFRNFLPSTGRLVKYRPPAEQDGVRVDTGVYEGGEIPMYYDSMIAKLIVHGKDRSEAIEKMRAALNDFVIRGIHSNIPFQAALLQHPRFVSGDFTTGFIAEEYPDGFKKDSVQPADPQRLAALAAFMRYRYLEHIKMIDGQLVGHEMTIAKRFVVVTGSRVGSSEEIKEIPIRVELKDGIYSVYIEEGGDVSRYNIVSQWRPGEICLRATINGTHKITAQVERKGVKYALVLDGAHYECMVLSPLGAELQRRMLVKVPPDTSKLLMSPMPGLLTNISVKVGESVTAGQKLAAIEAMKMENTLVAVQDGVVAEICAKVGESLAVDQLIIRFE comes from the coding sequence ATGTTTAAGAAAATTTTGATTGCTAACCGTGGCGAGATTGCTTGCCGTGTGATGAAAACTGCCAAAAAGATGGGCATTAAGACAGTTGCCGTCTACTCTGAAGCTGACAAAGAAGCGCGTCATGTACAGATGGCTGATGAAGCAGTTTGTATCGGGCCTGCACCATCGCGTGAATCCTATCTAGTGATGGATCGCATCATTCAAGTTTGTAAGGATACTGGCGCAGAGGCAGTGCATCCAGGCTATGGTTTCTTATCCGAGAATGAGCAATTCGCACGTCGTTGTGAAGAAGAGGGGATTGTTTTTATCGGCCCTAAGCATCAGTCTATTGCAGCAATGGGCGACAAAATTGCCTCGAAAAAGCTCGCATTAGAAGCTCAGGTCAATACGATTCCAGGATTTAATGAGGCTATAGAAAAAGCTGAAGATGCTGTCAAGATTGCTCAAGGCATTGGCTATCCCGTCATGATTAAGGCTTCAGCAGGTGGTGGTGGTAAAGGGCTACGCGTGGCTTTTAACGATAAAGAGGCTTTTGAAGGCTTTACAGCCTGCCGTACTGAAGCTCTCAATAGCTTTGGTGATGACCGCGTCTTTATTGAAAAATTCGTTGAAGGCCCTCGTCATATTGAGATTCAGGTGCTTGGGGATTCATATGGCAATATCGTGTATCTCGGTGAGCGTGATTGCTCTATTCAGCGACGCCATCAAAAAGTAATTGAAGAAGCGCCGTCTCCATTTATTGATCCTGCAACACGTAAGGCTATGGGTGAGCAAGCCGTTGCTTTAGCGAAGGCTGTCAACTATCAATCTGCTGGCACTGTAGAGTTTGTAGTGGGCAAAGATAAGTCTTTCTACTTCCTCGAGATGAATACCCGCTTACAAGTTGAGCATCCAGTGACTGAAGGTATTACTGGTCTCGATTTAGTTGAGCAGATGATTCGTGTAGCCGCTGGCGAAAAGCTGGCATTTAAGCAGGAAGATATTAAGCTAGATGGTTGGTCTATGGAGTGTCGTATTAATGCGGATGATCCATTTCGTAACTTCCTGCCATCTACTGGGCGCCTAGTGAAATACCGTCCGCCAGCAGAGCAAGATGGCGTACGTGTAGATACCGGTGTTTATGAGGGCGGTGAAATTCCGATGTATTACGACTCCATGATTGCCAAATTAATTGTGCACGGCAAAGATCGTTCTGAGGCAATTGAGAAGATGCGCGCTGCACTAAACGATTTCGTCATTCGTGGAATTCACTCCAACATTCCTTTCCAAGCAGCATTATTGCAGCACCCACGATTTGTATCTGGAGACTTTACTACTGGCTTTATTGCTGAAGAGTATCCAGACGGTTTCAAAAAGGATTCTGTTCAACCAGCTGATCCTCAGCGTTTGGCTGCTTTAGCGGCATTCATGCGCTATCGCTACCTTGAACACATCAAAATGATTGATGGCCAGTTAGTTGGTCATGAAATGACGATTGCAAAGAGGTTTGTAGTCGTTACTGGATCACGCGTAGGCTCAAGCGAAGAGATCAAAGAAATTCCTATCCGGGTTGAGCTGAAAGATGGTATTTATTCTGTTTACATTGAAGAGGGAGGCGATGTTAGTCGCTACAACATCGTTAGCCAATGGCGTCCAGGCGAAATATGTTTGCGCGCTACCATTAATGGCACGCACAAAATTACTGCACAGGTAGAGCGTAAGGGTGTGAAATATGCTTTGGTTTTAGATGGCGCACATTACGAGTGTATGGTGCTAAGTCCTCTTGGTGCGGAGCTTCAGCGCCGTATGTTGGTTAAAGTTCCACCAGATACCTCAAAATTGTTAATGTCTCCAATGCCTGGTTTATTAACCAACATCTCCGTTAAGGTTGGCGAGTCTGTGACTGCTGGTCAAAAATTGGCCGCTATTGAAGCAATGAAAATGGAAAATACACTAGTTGCCGTGCAAGATGGTGTTGTTGCTGAAATCTGCGCAAAGGTTGGCGAAAGCTTAGCGGTTGATCAATTGATTATTCGCTTTGAATAG
- a CDS encoding VOC family protein: protein MTKPFKILGIQQIAIGGEDKDRLRKLWVDLLGFEYKSTFVSERENVDEDICAIGKGAHEIEVDLMQPFDIEKKPAVHQTPLNHIGLWVDDLPKAVEWLSAQGLRFAPGGIRKGAAGYDITFVHPKGNEEFPLCGEGVLIELVQAPPDIIAGLRS from the coding sequence ATGACTAAGCCATTCAAGATATTGGGGATTCAGCAAATTGCTATTGGCGGCGAGGATAAGGATCGTCTACGTAAGCTTTGGGTTGACTTATTAGGCTTTGAATACAAAAGTACTTTTGTATCTGAGCGTGAAAACGTGGATGAAGATATTTGCGCTATAGGTAAAGGAGCCCATGAGATTGAAGTTGATTTGATGCAACCATTTGATATTGAAAAGAAGCCTGCTGTTCATCAAACACCTCTTAATCATATTGGTTTATGGGTTGATGACCTTCCTAAAGCGGTTGAATGGTTATCCGCCCAAGGTCTTCGCTTTGCTCCTGGCGGAATTCGTAAAGGTGCCGCTGGTTATGACATTACTTTTGTGCATCCCAAAGGTAATGAAGAGTTTCCTTTGTGCGGCGAGGGAGTATTAATTGAGCTTGTTCAGGCGCCACCAGATATCATTGCAGGTCTGCGTTCATAA